The proteins below are encoded in one region of Streptomyces marianii:
- the rpsC gene encoding 30S ribosomal protein S3 — MGQKVNPHGFRLGITTDFKSRWYADKLYKDYVKEDVAIRRMMTSGMERAGISKVEIERTRDRVRVDIHTARPGIVIGRRGAEADRIRGDLEKLTGKQVQLNILEVKNPEVDAQLVAQAVAEQLSSRVSFRRAMRKSMQSAMKAGAKGIKIQCGGRLGGAEMSRSEFYREGRVPLHTLRANVEYGFFEAKTTFGRIGVKVWIYKGDVKNIAEVRAENAAARAGNRPARGGSDRPARGGRGGERGGRGRKPQQQSAQGGQQQSAEAPKADAPAAAAPAAESTGTEA; from the coding sequence ATGGGCCAGAAGGTAAACCCGCACGGGTTCCGGCTCGGCATCACCACGGACTTCAAGTCCCGCTGGTACGCCGACAAGCTGTACAAGGACTACGTCAAGGAAGACGTCGCCATCCGCCGGATGATGACGTCCGGCATGGAGCGCGCCGGCATCTCCAAGGTCGAGATCGAGCGCACCCGTGACCGCGTGCGGGTGGACATCCACACCGCGCGTCCCGGCATCGTCATCGGCCGCCGTGGCGCCGAGGCCGACCGCATCCGCGGCGACCTCGAGAAGCTCACGGGCAAGCAGGTCCAGCTGAACATCCTCGAGGTCAAGAACCCCGAGGTCGACGCTCAGCTCGTGGCCCAGGCCGTTGCCGAGCAGCTGTCCTCCCGCGTCTCCTTCCGCCGCGCCATGCGCAAGAGCATGCAGTCGGCCATGAAGGCGGGCGCCAAGGGCATCAAGATCCAGTGTGGTGGCCGTCTCGGCGGCGCCGAGATGTCCCGCTCGGAGTTCTACCGCGAGGGCCGTGTGCCGCTGCACACGCTCCGCGCGAACGTCGAGTACGGCTTCTTCGAGGCCAAGACCACCTTCGGCCGCATCGGCGTGAAGGTCTGGATCTACAAGGGCGACGTCAAGAACATCGCCGAGGTCCGCGCCGAGAACGCCGCTGCCCGCGCCGGCAACCGCCCGGCCCGTGGTGGCTCCGACCGCCCGGCCCGTGGTGGCCGTGGCGGCGAGCGTGGCGGTCGCGGTCGCAAGCCGCAGCAGCAGTCGGCCCAGGGTGGCCAGCAGCAGTCGGCCGAGGCTCCCAAGGCCGACGCCCCCGCCGCTGCCGCTCCGGCTGCTGAGAGCACCGGAACGGAGGCCTGA